In a single window of the Sphingosinicella microcystinivorans genome:
- a CDS encoding class II histone deacetylase produces MPRTGFYTDERTFWHATGMQALFLPVGDWVQPPGGTAGADTPDSKRRLLNLANASGLTRKLVMADSVSATVEDVCRVHPRDYIDNFKRVSDAGGGDLGRLAPFSKGGFEIAMISCGLAISAVDDVLAGEVDNAYALCRPAGHHCLADMPMGFCLLANIPIAIEVAKARRGISRVAVVDWDVHHGNGTQSIFYDRDDVLTISVHQDRCFPPGYSGTEDRGAGAGLGFNLNIPLPAGAGHDAYVHAFDALVLPALESFKPELIIVACGLDANSVDPLARMLLHSESYRVLTRKMMDAAGRLCGGRLAVVHEGGYAEAYVPFCGHAILETLSGERTAVVDPVLEMALGWQPGPEATAFHRQWVERLAAALK; encoded by the coding sequence ATGCCGCGCACCGGATTCTACACCGACGAACGCACCTTCTGGCACGCGACCGGGATGCAGGCTCTGTTCCTGCCCGTCGGCGACTGGGTGCAGCCGCCCGGCGGCACGGCGGGCGCGGACACGCCCGATTCCAAGCGCCGCCTGCTCAACCTCGCGAACGCCTCCGGCCTCACGCGTAAACTTGTGATGGCGGACTCGGTCTCCGCCACGGTGGAGGACGTCTGCCGCGTGCACCCCCGCGACTACATCGACAACTTCAAGAGGGTGAGCGACGCGGGCGGCGGCGATCTCGGCCGGCTCGCGCCGTTCAGCAAGGGCGGCTTCGAGATCGCGATGATCTCGTGCGGCCTCGCGATCTCGGCGGTCGACGACGTGCTGGCCGGCGAGGTGGACAACGCCTACGCGCTCTGCCGCCCGGCGGGGCATCACTGCCTTGCCGACATGCCGATGGGCTTCTGCCTGCTCGCCAACATCCCGATCGCTATCGAGGTCGCGAAGGCGCGGCGCGGCATCTCGCGCGTCGCGGTGGTGGACTGGGACGTGCACCACGGCAACGGCACGCAGTCGATCTTCTACGACCGTGACGACGTTCTGACGATCTCCGTGCATCAGGACCGCTGCTTCCCGCCGGGATACAGCGGCACGGAGGATCGCGGCGCGGGCGCGGGGCTCGGCTTCAACCTCAACATCCCGCTTCCCGCCGGCGCGGGGCACGACGCCTATGTCCACGCGTTCGACGCGCTGGTGCTGCCTGCGCTCGAAAGCTTCAAGCCGGAACTCATCATCGTCGCGTGCGGGCTCGATGCGAACAGCGTTGATCCGTTGGCGCGGATGCTGCTGCACAGCGAAAGCTACCGCGTGCTGACGCGGAAGATGATGGACGCCGCCGGGCGCCTGTGCGGCGGGCGGCTCGCGGTCGTCCACGAGGGCGGCTATGCGGAAGCCTATGTGCCGTTCTGTGGCCACGCCATTCTGGAGACGCTGAGCGGCGAGCGGACGGCGGTCGTCGATCCGGTGCTCGAGATGGCGCTCGGCTGGCAGCCGGGGCCGGAAGCGACGGCGTTCCACCGGCAATGGGTCGAGCGGCTGGCTGCGGCGCTCAAATGA
- a CDS encoding DUF4286 family protein, with protein sequence MTALRAATAALLLSLPSAALGSEWLMMVKSENVDPAREAEFEHWYNEIDIPDVLAVPGYERARRGAAVTEDGARPYVALYTITSSDMDKTIIAMLMASWRMDQLGRGTDLIKVTERIYYKREGKGMRSADAPKPTHLYLHRSKGVAPKELRAIVNAGLAAGVTPYRVYNVLMHEPVAVPDQLVVFEISAASDAAAKDAVKAIGTRTGVSGCGADCAALYRLTLDVSG encoded by the coding sequence ATGACTGCGCTTCGCGCTGCGACTGCGGCCCTGCTGTTGTCGCTGCCGTCGGCGGCGCTCGGCAGCGAGTGGCTGATGATGGTGAAGTCCGAGAACGTCGATCCGGCGCGCGAGGCGGAATTCGAGCACTGGTACAACGAAATCGACATTCCCGACGTGCTCGCCGTGCCCGGATACGAGCGCGCGCGGCGCGGGGCCGCCGTCACGGAGGACGGCGCGCGGCCCTACGTGGCGCTGTACACGATCACGTCGTCCGACATGGACAAGACGATCATCGCGATGCTGATGGCGAGCTGGCGCATGGACCAGCTCGGGCGCGGCACCGATCTCATCAAGGTGACGGAGCGCATCTACTACAAGCGGGAGGGGAAGGGTATGCGTAGCGCAGATGCGCCGAAGCCGACGCATCTCTACCTGCACCGGTCGAAAGGTGTGGCGCCGAAAGAATTGAGGGCCATCGTGAACGCGGGACTCGCGGCCGGTGTGACGCCCTACCGGGTCTACAATGTCCTGATGCACGAACCGGTCGCGGTGCCGGATCAGCTTGTCGTGTTCGAGATTTCAGCCGCGTCAGATGCCGCGGCAAAGGATGCGGTGAAAGCGATCGGGACGCGGACCGGCGTCAGCGGATGCGGAGCCGACTGCGCGGCGCTCTATCGGTTGACGCTCGACGTTTCGGGCTGA
- a CDS encoding c-type cytochrome, with translation MRLAVFPVLLCTAAMAAHAGIAPNLARNGRSAHVNYMTECQGCHLPDGSGQKGSVPSMKGELHRFLTVEGGREFLVQVPGSANSKLSDADLAALLNWLLPKMGGITADGFEPYTAEEVALYRAQRLVDVTGTRAALVAKFAQPETSSVNR, from the coding sequence ATGCGTCTTGCCGTCTTTCCCGTCCTGCTGTGCACCGCCGCCATGGCGGCGCACGCCGGCATAGCGCCGAACCTCGCGCGCAACGGGCGTTCGGCGCACGTCAACTACATGACCGAATGCCAGGGCTGCCACCTACCCGACGGCAGCGGCCAGAAAGGCAGCGTGCCGTCGATGAAGGGCGAGCTTCACCGCTTCCTGACGGTGGAGGGCGGCCGCGAATTCCTCGTGCAGGTTCCGGGCTCGGCGAATTCGAAGCTCAGCGATGCCGATCTCGCCGCATTGCTCAACTGGCTGCTCCCGAAGATGGGCGGCATCACGGCGGATGGATTCGAACCTTATACAGCGGAAGAGGTCGCGCTCTATCGCGCGCAGCGACTCGTCGACGTTACCGGCACGCGCGCCGCGCTCGTCGCGAAGTTCGCTCAGCCCGAAACGTCGAGCGTCAACCGATAG
- a CDS encoding methylamine dehydrogenase light chain, with product MNRLDRIMERLSRTAARGMSRRSFFGRASAFGIAAASMPLLPVSRANAAQQPGESGDPQSCDYWRYCAIDGFLCSCCGGSTSSCPPGTEPSPITWVGTCRNPMDGKDYVISYNDCCGKSACGRCMCNRNEGDTPVHQPAGSNDINWCLGTEVGVVYNCSTAVVLGAAD from the coding sequence ATGAACCGGCTCGACAGGATCATGGAGCGGCTGAGCCGCACGGCCGCGCGCGGCATGTCGCGCCGCAGCTTCTTCGGTCGCGCCAGTGCCTTCGGCATCGCCGCGGCGTCCATGCCGCTGCTCCCCGTCTCGCGCGCCAACGCGGCGCAGCAGCCGGGCGAGAGCGGCGATCCGCAATCCTGCGACTACTGGCGCTACTGCGCGATCGACGGCTTCCTCTGCTCCTGCTGCGGCGGCAGCACCTCGTCGTGTCCGCCGGGCACCGAGCCGTCGCCGATCACGTGGGTCGGCACCTGCCGCAACCCGATGGACGGCAAGGATTACGTGATCTCCTACAACGACTGCTGCGGCAAGTCGGCGTGCGGCCGCTGCATGTGCAACCGCAACGAAGGCGACACGCCCGTCCACCAGCCCGCGGGCTCCAACGACATCAACTGGTGCCTCGGCACCGAGGTCGGCGTCGTCTACAACTGCTCGACCGCCGTCGTGCTCGGCGCCGCCGACTAG
- the mauD gene encoding methylamine dehydrogenase accessory protein MauD produces the protein MNEFFLAAFALQWVAIVGLALLMVGLLRQVGMLHERLGPVGALTLSGGAKVGETAPVFELPSLTGGEVRIGGIAGDGRSTLVFFLSPTCPMCKSMLPVLLSVARENAATTRLVFASDGDEVAQMKMIVQQKLGDHPFVLSTDLGRAHGVGKLPYAVLLGADGRVASKGLVNNREHVESLFEAERTGIASIQDYMARRDATGATTGAAK, from the coding sequence ATGAACGAGTTCTTTCTCGCAGCGTTCGCGCTGCAATGGGTGGCGATCGTCGGACTCGCGCTGCTGATGGTCGGCCTGCTGCGTCAGGTCGGGATGCTCCACGAACGGCTCGGGCCGGTCGGCGCACTGACGCTCTCGGGCGGCGCCAAGGTCGGCGAGACGGCGCCGGTGTTCGAGCTTCCCAGCCTCACCGGCGGCGAGGTCCGCATCGGCGGCATCGCAGGCGACGGACGCTCGACGCTGGTATTCTTCCTCTCGCCGACCTGCCCGATGTGCAAGTCCATGCTGCCGGTGCTGCTCTCGGTCGCGCGCGAGAATGCCGCCACCACGCGCCTCGTGTTCGCGAGCGACGGTGACGAGGTCGCGCAGATGAAGATGATCGTGCAGCAGAAGCTCGGCGACCATCCGTTCGTGCTCTCCACCGATCTCGGCCGTGCGCACGGCGTCGGCAAGCTGCCTTACGCGGTGCTGCTCGGCGCGGACGGGCGCGTCGCCTCGAAGGGCCTCGTCAATAACCGCGAGCATGTCGAGAGCCTGTTCGAAGCCGAACGGACGGGCATCGCCTCGATCCAGGATTATATGGCGCGCCGTGACGCTACGGGCGCAACGACAGGAGCTGCGAAATGA
- a CDS encoding MauE/DoxX family redox-associated membrane protein, which translates to MSGLDILPVLVTDVLFGGLFLVGGASKLRDFTAFAETLGNYRLLPGPLVRPAGAVIALAELALGAAAIVAVPLGSQIAMLGVAALLLVYAAAMGINIARGRDHIDCGCSFGATHASLGWELVARNVALGVIAFAVFALPISARPLGPIDWISGIGAVAAFTFLYLGFGQFSAIRLQRKAVVR; encoded by the coding sequence GTGAGCGGCCTCGACATCCTGCCCGTTCTGGTGACGGACGTGCTGTTCGGCGGCCTGTTCCTTGTCGGCGGCGCGAGCAAGCTCAGGGACTTCACCGCTTTCGCGGAAACGCTCGGCAACTACCGGCTGCTCCCGGGTCCGCTTGTCCGTCCGGCGGGCGCGGTGATCGCCCTCGCCGAACTCGCCCTCGGCGCCGCGGCGATTGTCGCCGTGCCGCTCGGCAGTCAGATCGCCATGCTCGGCGTCGCCGCGCTTCTGCTCGTCTATGCCGCCGCGATGGGCATCAACATCGCGCGCGGGCGCGATCACATTGATTGCGGCTGCAGCTTCGGCGCGACGCACGCATCGCTCGGCTGGGAACTCGTCGCCCGCAACGTGGCGCTCGGCGTCATCGCCTTCGCCGTGTTCGCGCTTCCCATCAGCGCCCGCCCGCTCGGACCCATCGACTGGATTTCGGGCATCGGTGCGGTGGCGGCGTTCACGTTTCTCTATCTCGGTTTCGGACAGTTCAGTGCAATTCGCCTGCAAAGAAAGGCGGTGGTGAGATGA
- a CDS encoding amine dehydrogenase large subunit — translation MKTITAFTALCLAAVAIPASAQLQPEELTTESLAEVMQPHWVWVNDIAFDRMLDGRAYLLDADSGQMLGMVSGGYGHGSLLLAEDGKTFGVPSIHLSRGTRGERTDVVTFYKTSDLKAGPEAIIPPKRFSGMPFLSSAPVMPGGRFALIYNFTPEQSVTVVDMQAQKTVGEFVTSGCGLVFPTGPSKFFLICGDGALQPATLDAEGKVTLGKTSKKLFADDDPVTEKGVWTGKQWLFFTPSGKVHVIDHAKDVPTLAKTWSLTTAADAGWRPGALQTAAYHRGTGRLYVLMHEGGPDTHKDPGTEIWVYDAAKQTRIQRIPLDGIALSVAVSQDTKPLLYTTMPGETDFTVRDAMTGALIRKIEGLGGFMTIIQPSPVTGQ, via the coding sequence ATGAAGACAATCACCGCCTTCACCGCACTCTGCCTCGCCGCCGTCGCCATCCCGGCAAGCGCACAGCTTCAGCCGGAGGAACTGACGACGGAATCGCTCGCCGAGGTGATGCAGCCGCACTGGGTATGGGTGAACGACATCGCGTTCGACCGTATGCTCGACGGCCGCGCCTATCTGCTCGATGCTGACAGCGGCCAGATGCTCGGCATGGTGAGCGGCGGCTATGGTCACGGCTCCCTGCTGCTCGCCGAGGACGGCAAGACATTCGGCGTTCCCTCGATCCACCTCTCGCGCGGCACGCGCGGCGAGCGCACCGACGTCGTCACCTTCTACAAGACCTCCGACCTCAAGGCCGGGCCGGAAGCGATCATTCCGCCGAAGCGCTTCAGCGGTATGCCGTTCCTGTCGTCGGCGCCGGTGATGCCGGGCGGACGCTTCGCGCTCATCTACAATTTCACGCCCGAGCAGTCCGTCACGGTCGTCGACATGCAGGCGCAGAAGACGGTGGGCGAGTTCGTGACCTCGGGCTGCGGCCTCGTCTTCCCGACCGGCCCGTCGAAATTCTTCCTCATCTGCGGCGACGGCGCGCTGCAACCGGCGACGCTCGACGCTGAAGGCAAAGTCACGCTCGGCAAGACCTCGAAGAAGCTGTTCGCGGACGACGACCCCGTCACCGAGAAGGGCGTGTGGACCGGCAAGCAGTGGCTGTTCTTCACGCCGAGCGGCAAGGTGCACGTGATCGACCATGCGAAGGACGTGCCGACGCTCGCAAAGACATGGTCGCTGACCACGGCGGCCGACGCGGGCTGGCGTCCCGGCGCGCTCCAGACCGCCGCCTATCATCGCGGCACCGGGCGTCTCTATGTGCTGATGCACGAGGGCGGCCCCGACACGCACAAGGACCCCGGCACCGAGATCTGGGTCTACGACGCCGCGAAGCAGACGCGCATCCAGCGCATCCCGCTGGACGGCATCGCGCTCTCCGTCGCCGTCAGCCAGGACACGAAGCCGCTGCTCTACACGACGATGCCGGGCGAGACCGATTTCACGGTCCGCGACGCCATGACCGGCGCGCTCATCCGCAAGATCGAAGGGCTCGGCGGATTCATGACGATCATCCAGCCCTCGCCGGTGACCGGCCAGTGA
- a CDS encoding c-type cytochrome, with the protein MGSRLWLAAFAALASAPAHAAVDAAAGAAVFKRCAMCHSVDPGKKIAMGPNLSGVVGRKAGTAEFNYSPAMKASGIVWTPDMLDAFLQKPAATIKGSRMAFAGLPRAEDRANIIAYLTTRK; encoded by the coding sequence GTGGGTTCAAGGTTGTGGCTGGCCGCGTTCGCGGCGCTTGCATCGGCCCCCGCGCACGCCGCCGTCGATGCGGCCGCAGGCGCGGCCGTGTTCAAGCGCTGCGCCATGTGCCATTCCGTCGATCCCGGCAAGAAGATTGCCATGGGTCCGAACCTGTCGGGTGTCGTCGGGCGCAAGGCCGGCACGGCTGAGTTCAACTATTCGCCCGCGATGAAAGCGTCGGGCATCGTCTGGACGCCGGACATGCTCGACGCCTTCCTCCAGAAGCCCGCCGCAACGATCAAGGGCTCGCGCATGGCTTTCGCGGGCCTGCCGCGCGCGGAGGACCGCGCTAACATCATCGCCTATCTCACCACGCGGAAATAG
- a CDS encoding TonB-dependent receptor — MRSHIRFRRPPLRLLLLAGAALTPATAAAQEAAVIDDAIVVTAQKREQNLQDIGLSVTALGGASLDSMGRQDVTALAGQVPSLQVAQYSPTITVFNIRGVSQNDFADSQEAPIAFYNDEVYVSALGAISSQMFDLERVEILRGPQGTLFGRNATGGLVQAITKRPTSTFEGFASVTVGSYGQIATEGAISGPLSDTVRARLSVTTNHHGGYLENRIGKDLGNSRFFGGRLQVEADVGENGTLLVKLQGLRNDDETSGGIYTHVAAGFDEDGLGYVLGPTEDFWETCGGCDVFGYRDSDNDPFTGDYDRNGYFDRKFWSATVRYEHDFGGTQFTSITDYQDLRKRYGEDTDMSPLPIFDYDTAQDLYQLSQELRLSGDTDRLNWLAGIYGLKIKTENAYQIDASSILEFMENYGGTQKTESVAVFGQVEFKASEALSLIVGGRYSWDWKKYDFTHAENGVTDFVFNSTTNPDLAKQTFKNWSGKIEIDYRPSDDVLLYASVNRGTKSGGFGVQAFAPIDPATLPYDQEVLTNYEGGFKATFANRAVTFNGSVFHYDYKDYQAFSLEGLSQFVTNRPAKVTGFEGELTLRPATGLLLSAFLTHLDTKVKGITLPGGRVADRKMPQAPAWSLGGMLRYAFPVGPGSLAFQTDWKYDSAQYFSTFNAPIDHEDSHVVGNVRVSFETDDDRWVIAAFVNNVTDKEYRIYNLDLGAALGTSNQTYARPRWFGGSVTYNF, encoded by the coding sequence ATGCGCAGCCATATCCGATTCCGTCGCCCGCCGCTGAGGCTCCTGCTGCTTGCGGGCGCCGCGCTCACGCCGGCGACGGCCGCAGCGCAGGAGGCCGCCGTCATTGACGATGCGATCGTCGTCACGGCGCAGAAGCGCGAGCAGAATTTGCAGGACATCGGCCTGTCCGTCACCGCGCTCGGCGGCGCGTCGCTCGATTCGATGGGGCGGCAGGACGTGACCGCGCTCGCCGGGCAGGTACCGAGCCTTCAGGTCGCCCAGTACAGCCCGACGATCACCGTGTTCAACATCCGCGGCGTCTCGCAGAACGATTTCGCCGATTCGCAGGAAGCGCCGATCGCCTTCTACAACGACGAGGTCTACGTGAGCGCGCTCGGCGCGATCAGCAGCCAGATGTTCGACCTCGAGCGCGTCGAGATCCTGCGCGGCCCGCAGGGCACGCTGTTCGGGCGCAACGCCACGGGCGGCCTCGTGCAGGCGATCACCAAGCGGCCGACGAGCACGTTCGAGGGCTTCGCGAGCGTGACGGTCGGCAGCTACGGGCAGATCGCCACCGAAGGCGCGATCAGTGGCCCGCTGTCGGACACCGTGCGCGCGCGCCTTTCGGTCACCACCAACCATCACGGCGGCTATCTCGAAAACCGCATCGGCAAGGACCTCGGCAATTCGCGCTTCTTCGGCGGGCGGTTGCAGGTGGAGGCCGACGTCGGCGAGAACGGCACGCTGCTCGTGAAGCTGCAGGGCCTGCGCAACGACGACGAGACGAGCGGCGGCATCTACACGCATGTCGCGGCCGGCTTCGACGAGGACGGCCTCGGCTACGTGCTCGGGCCCACGGAAGATTTCTGGGAAACCTGCGGCGGCTGCGACGTGTTCGGCTACCGCGATTCCGACAACGACCCGTTCACCGGCGACTACGACCGGAACGGCTATTTCGACCGCAAGTTCTGGAGCGCCACGGTCCGCTACGAGCATGATTTCGGGGGTACGCAGTTCACCTCGATCACCGACTACCAGGACCTCCGCAAGCGCTACGGCGAGGACACCGACATGTCCCCGCTGCCGATCTTCGACTACGACACCGCGCAGGACCTCTATCAGCTCTCGCAGGAGCTGCGCCTGTCGGGCGACACCGACCGGCTCAACTGGCTTGCCGGCATCTACGGCCTCAAGATCAAGACCGAAAACGCCTACCAGATCGACGCCAGCAGCATCCTCGAGTTCATGGAAAACTACGGCGGCACGCAGAAGACCGAGTCGGTCGCCGTGTTCGGACAGGTGGAATTCAAGGCGAGCGAGGCGCTCAGCCTCATCGTCGGCGGCCGCTACAGCTGGGACTGGAAAAAGTACGATTTCACACACGCCGAGAACGGCGTCACCGATTTCGTCTTCAACAGCACGACCAATCCCGACCTCGCCAAGCAGACGTTCAAGAACTGGTCCGGCAAGATCGAGATCGACTACCGCCCCAGCGACGACGTGCTGCTCTACGCCAGCGTCAACCGCGGCACCAAGAGCGGCGGCTTCGGCGTGCAGGCGTTCGCGCCGATCGACCCCGCGACGCTGCCCTACGACCAGGAGGTGCTCACCAACTACGAGGGCGGCTTCAAGGCGACATTCGCGAACCGCGCGGTCACGTTCAACGGCTCCGTCTTCCACTACGACTACAAGGACTATCAGGCCTTCTCGCTCGAAGGCCTGTCGCAGTTCGTCACCAACCGCCCGGCGAAGGTCACCGGCTTCGAGGGCGAGCTGACGCTGCGGCCCGCGACCGGCCTCCTGCTGTCGGCGTTCCTCACGCACCTCGACACCAAGGTGAAAGGCATCACGCTGCCCGGCGGCCGCGTCGCCGACCGCAAGATGCCGCAGGCGCCCGCGTGGAGCCTCGGCGGGATGCTGCGCTACGCCTTCCCCGTCGGCCCCGGATCGCTCGCGTTCCAGACCGACTGGAAATACGACAGCGCGCAGTATTTCTCGACCTTCAACGCGCCCATCGACCACGAGGATTCGCACGTCGTCGGCAACGTCCGCGTGTCGTTCGAAACCGATGACGACCGCTGGGTGATCGCGGCCTTCGTCAACAACGTCACCGACAAGGAATACCGCATCTACAATCTCGATCTCGGCGCCGCGCTCGGCACGTCGAACCAGACCTACGCGCGCCCGCGCTGGTTCGGCGGCAGCGTCACGTATAATTTCTAG
- a CDS encoding TetR/AcrR family transcriptional regulator: MLVDASRKLLRAREIDEISLADVADEAGIPKSSAYHFFSHVLEVYEAAASDMEAELQADLDGLSVADCGDWRQAVTRFVSRGAAFFNANRDAMQLLIGPKSPSAIKLKDRQNDFAIAGQLRDKISGNFELPELADTPEIFFRAIEIADLFFGLSVIRHGHITDAFNDEAGRATCAYLSLYLPVVLPRVRRA, from the coding sequence ATGCTGGTCGACGCGAGCCGCAAGCTGCTGCGCGCGCGGGAGATCGACGAGATCTCGCTGGCGGACGTGGCGGACGAGGCCGGAATCCCCAAGAGCTCCGCCTACCATTTCTTCTCGCACGTGCTGGAGGTCTACGAGGCCGCCGCGAGCGACATGGAGGCCGAACTCCAGGCCGATCTCGACGGCCTGTCGGTGGCGGACTGCGGGGACTGGCGGCAGGCGGTGACCCGCTTCGTGAGCCGCGGCGCCGCGTTCTTCAATGCGAACCGCGACGCCATGCAGCTGCTGATCGGCCCCAAAAGCCCCTCGGCGATCAAGCTGAAGGACCGGCAGAACGATTTCGCCATCGCCGGGCAGCTGAGGGACAAGATTTCCGGGAATTTCGAGCTTCCCGAGCTCGCCGACACGCCGGAGATCTTCTTCCGCGCGATCGAGATCGCCGATCTGTTCTTCGGGCTTTCGGTGATCCGGCACGGCCACATCACCGATGCCTTCAACGACGAGGCCGGGCGCGCCACGTGCGCCTACCTGTCGCTCTACCTTCCGGTCGTGCTGCCGCGCGTGCGCCGGGCCTGA